Genomic segment of Benincasa hispida cultivar B227 chromosome 1, ASM972705v1, whole genome shotgun sequence:
TCAACAGCATGTAGATTTGATTAGATGACCTCGTTGAAGCATTATACAGTGCTTCCAAAATTGGCATCAACTGTTTATAGATTATCAAACAGATGACAAATATGAAACAGTCGTTAAATTACTGCATCAAGTGGATATGTATTGATTGTAATCATAATACAAAATTAACATAGTAACAGTATTTTAATAAAGTCACAAACATGACTATATCCAAATTGAATCACCGTCAACTGCTTGAAGAATAATCTTAGTTAAAACATCACACTAACGGAGTGTTGCACTTGATCAATATACAGTAAGATGTAGCCCAAGATATTGGGAGATGAACAGAAACTTACCAACGTATCCAAATCAGTTCGCACCAAAACATATTCCAAGAAGTCAGCATTCCCTTGCAATAATGAGTAGAGCAGAAGCACAGCACCCTCATCAGCCAAGCACCTGCAGAAACATAACCTGTTAAGTTGCTCAAAGCAAAAGGCCATCTCATGCCATCAACCTTTTCGTCTAAAAATAGTATATAGATGCAGGGATATGGAGTATGCATGTATTCCAACTTAACCAGGTACTACAGCACAGTAAAATGATATATGAGCTGGACAATACAATTAAATTGTggtatgaaaaaaaatttctaaaaccATGCAATTATTAACAACGTTTGTTCAATAAGAAAGCAAATACATACATTCCAAGAGTATCAAACAGCGAAGCAAATGGTAGCCACACAAGTGGACCACTATGTGCATTACCATCTGAATCAACACGATCAACTGCAACCACAAGTATTAATAAACCAGCATCAAACATACATAAACTGGCTAAACCATAAGAAGGAAATAGCAGCGGAGAAAAGAAAGCTTAATATCTTACATTCAACATCAGATGCATTTTCTAAGGCCTTGCAATACGGATTATCATAAAAGGTTGCATTCTCTTTCAGAAGATAATCTGAGCTAACGTTATCACCACTTGCTAGAGATTCATTACTAACAAAACACTTGCGATAATGAATGAGAATGAGAAGAACGTTTAGACTGCAATCAGCCAATGGACTCCCAGAGCCTTGGGAAGTTGAACTGACCAGGTAGTTGAATGGCATTAACACGAAATTTGCTGTAGAAAGGTACACATGTTAGCAGAGGCTTATATAAGCAACATGAGCTTTGAATGGTCTCCCAAACTCAACAATCACGTTCACAaccaaaatacaataaaccacATGCCATGCCAGCGAATGAAGCTTAATTACTTTCAGTGAatgaaagaaggaaaaaaaaaatcgtctACTGAAGAGTTGGGGCAACAAAATGACATGGGCATGCGGATGTTAGAAACTTATCCATGAAAGAACAAGAGAAGCACTAAACGTAGCAACATGGTAATAGAGTCGAAGTCAATTAAACCCAATCCTGGATGACCAGTTTCACTGTGCTTAATGAAGAACCAAAGAATACAGAAAAGTATATCTTGAAGACTAATCCGACAAAAGCTGCCTTTTAAGAAATGACATTTTCTTTTAACACAACAAAATCAGAGAACTAAAACCAGTAATTGGACGAGAAATAACACCAAGTGTTGCACATGGACTCTCCAAAATCAGCTCCAAAGACACGAGTGAATGTAACCCATTAAAAATGACACTAAAGATAATCCTTATCCACTAAATGTCTGTTCACAAGCACTCAAAAAGTGAAAGAAAAGGTGTCATACCTGCTGCAGAACTGACTCTCTGTAAGACACCGGACTGATTTCCATCAGAAAATATAGGATAAGAACTATTTAAAGGGACGTTGGGCCGACTTATAAAATTAAGAAGTAGTTTGCGCATGACCACAATAACCAAGGCACTGTCCTGAAAATTTCAATAAGAACTTAGCAGCAATAAACTTCGAAATTTTAAAgtattaattaagttaaaaatcCAGTTACCTGAGCCATGGCTGCATCAATAAATGGGTTAAAATCCTTTGGTCTAGGAGATGGACCAGAAAGAAGTTGAGTTGACATGGCAATCAACATAAAGTTAAGTAGCTCCACGTGGAGGAAGTATGTCTCGTCACTATTAAGAAAAAAGTATAATCAGAATACTAGGCCCCTAAATATCTCTCCATCAAGGGAGGAATAAATGCAACACTTTACCTTAAATTAACTGAACCAATAAAGCTAAGAACAGCATGCATTATGAAATCTTCAACATTTTGATCTGCAAGTATAAAATGAGGCAGAGTGAAGCCTGTGGTACTTCAAAGAGAACTAGAGAATAAGGCTAAAACAGCTAGACATGCTGGTTGAGCAACAGATTATGAAATGGAAGTTTAGTAATAGAAATAATCTCAAACAGCTATACAGATTTGGCCAACTTCATACATGCACAAGCAACTGAAACGATGAGAATGTATTGGCCTTTTTCCAAGCACAAAAGAAATTTCTTCTATAGAGAgaatattttatgatgtggagaCCAAGTTAGTAAAATCATCAACTCCCATCCTACAGTGCACAAGATACAAATAAAAGAGTATGATACCCAAAAAGGTTTTACCTGCTATGAATTCTTTTGATGCTAATTCGTTATCGTTTAGGGACAGATATAATTCTTCAATCCTGTCACTTTTCGTATTTTCAATCAAGTGCTTCAAGAAAACGGATGAGATATAAACGGCGTTAATTGCCTTCTCGTAAGTCAAGGAAGATGCTCCAGAGTTCGTAATGCACTCTTGTAAGCACCATGCCATGTGGATTAAAATCTTTGCAAGATGTCTTGTCTTGTAGTTGTTTGTTGCTGCACAAGTAACGCAAAGTCAAAAAGATGTAAAGATGTACAAGGTTGTTAAAGCCTTTCAATGCAGTTATGTTTAAACATTGAAATGGGATTTAATAAGTTCCACAATTGCAAATGTAGTGGAAGGCAAAGCAAATTTCAGAAAAAATGTCTAATGCCGCAGCCCACCCTAAAAAAAGCCAATTGCAAAGAACTGAGTATTAGCTTAATTACAACAAAAAGAATGTTATGCGCACAAGAATCAGTCAGTTTGAAACATAGCACATAATAGCTCCAACATGGCACCTACGCACTAATCAATGGCTAATGGAATCTTATGCGGCACATATCGTGTCCACTAACATAAAATATCCAACTAATCCAGAAGCTAGATCACATTCAATTTGGTATGCAGTCTTCCCTTAGAGCCAAACCAATAGCATGACAAAGTTTAAGAAAACGAAATCCTactcttaaacaatttaaatcaattaaaaacaCGACCGACCTAAAAGCTCGCAAGCTTGATGAACGCGGTGAGTCGGCCATTGCAGGCTAGGAGGAAGCTCGAGCAATTTCTGCCAGAAATCAGAGGAAATAGGAAAAGACTCCTCTCCTACAAAAGTTCCAATTAAGTACTCCGCCGTATCCTGCGGCCGTGAGTTGGTCCGACGCGGCGTAGAAGGCACAGCCCCCATCTAAACacgaaaaaacaaaatagaaaacccTAGATGCTCAGATTCTCGACTCACTCCTTCAGTACGGTGCCAATGCCgatcagaatccaaaaacagGCAAATTCAAGGCGTAGTAAATTCACACCGACGGcattagagccaaagaaactcAGAGACGTTCGATCAAACTTGCTATGAACAAAACAAATGATCCTTTCCCGTTAGTAACGAACAAGGAGAAATGGTGAGAGACCGGAGGAGCTTCCAATCGAAGGCTTTTCAGAACTgaacaaacaaaaattataaaaattaaaaatataattaaaaaatggtACTATCGGTTTTACGACGTCGATGCGTCATAATGATTTACCCAATTTCCCGAATTGTCCTCGAAGTAGttcctttaattttttgtttcgaaaaaaataaaaagaaaaagttcctttcatttttcaaaaattgataaTTCTTTCTATCCCATTAATTTTATTTacctaaatattttcaaaattacgcGTTTTCCCTTTCTCTTGATAATTAACGCTCATTGGACTCATTTCGATTGATTTCGAATCTGATTCCGCGGTTTTAAAGGCatatttctaatcttttttccgcaaaataaatttttttgaaggCCCATAAATATGGAGGACAAACTttatgatttagaatttttcgAATTATTTATAAAGGACAAACAAGACAAATACTTGTTTATTGTttctttaattttgttgtttttcctgttctaaaaaaaggaagaagaagaataagaacaAAGACAAAGACTTCTGACTTCtgactttaattttaattgtcgAGAGGTTAAATTTTGGTTTATCTATGAGTTAATTCTTAAAGCCTCCGATAATGATACTGTTTTTTTAGTTAtactttctctatatttttttaattacggTTTCACCCTTCTTAAGAAAATCcatgaaaaaaaaactactcttggaatacttttttttagtttcaaaaactcgatttagtttctaaaaatattattattgttgatgTCAAATTTTGGGCAAAGAAAATGCACCTACCCTCTACATGATATCAATGGTAAATCTggaccaataaaaaaaaaaaaaaaaaactattttaaatacgGAGTCATAATGGACTATTGATGGAGAATTCGATATAGTATTTTATCTAATTTACTTTGGTTAGGATATGAATTTCCTAATTCTTAGCAAATTCGGATCAAATTTcatattatcttttattattttatattatcttGATTTATTTACTTTATTCCATCTTATCAAAATTCACCCACAACAATggataacaaaagaaaagagaaaaaaataaaaatttaaaactattttaaatttagattctAATACGTTTCTCGACTATCAATTTTGTGTTGGGTAATTccaaaaaaattgtcaaaataaaaaataataatctaatagataaagacttaaaatttatgTCTACTGGGAGGtagaattttcaatttaatatttagttgtctacgattttttttttaaatgaataaaaagaTTACATATTACACACaaacttaaacttttaaaagagtTCAAGGAATTCACTGAACACAAAATAAACATTATGGaaactatattaaaattttaatttaaccttaaaaatgttcaattagccaatttaataAATCTGGTTTAGCGGTTGACGTGGGATCAACTCCATTGGACATTGAACTTGGCTGCACGCAGTGAGATTGTTTTCTTAACTATAAAGACATGTGGCTTTTACAcgtcaaattaaatttttaattaaaataaagtatAGTCAAAGTCGTCTTCTTACCAAGTTCGAATCAGGTGCGTGCGCGTCTACTACATTGATTTGTGTCTACTACGTGAGAGAAGCGACGTTGACGGTTCGAGGGCTATTGATTGGACCAAGAGAGGAGCTTCGTCAAAAACACGAGAAGTCGGGTTGTCGGTTGATTAATGGGCCCATTATGTGGGCCTTTTGGAAAGGCTTTCACttactaaattatttttctttttcttttttccttttttgaagccatagaattcaattttttctaatgattttttttttttttttaataataatggaATTATGCACCCAACCATTTCAAATTATATTGTTGGTTAAATGTAAGACtgaaatatttgaaagtgattttgaacggattaaaaaggtatttttattgttatcaaaatcaatagaaaaatatttttaatcattcaaaattaattttgataatatgaatataatattttaaattatagaattaaacaatggattttgaatgattagagATGTGATCCAATGTCATTTTAAACCCAACATGAATGTGAttgtaattatattaaaatcgctcccaaaaatacaaaaatattttaatttcatagTTCAACCAAATGATTGTTTTTACTCATTTTAACTTTATAGTTCAACCAAATAAGGTCACTGTACTAATACTCTTACGTTTTGTTCCTTTGCAGCACTCTTGAGTATATATTTATAAAgaggtgttagatgatataatattaaattttcctTCACTCATCAGCTTGAGTTTTGAAGTCAATCGACGATTTAAGATGGTATCTGAGTAAATTgtcattttctttctaattaatattgattttcacttGTTGAGTCTTACATATTCACCCATCAACTTGAGCTTTTGGCTTGATGatttaagaagaagaaatgttTCGTATAGGTTTCATATtgtttgaaatattaaaataataaatacacATTAAAACTAGTTCTTACTGCTATGTTGTATTTCTTTCATTCCCTTTTCCTTTTGAGTggaatgaggaaaaaaaaaaccaaaaaaaagaaagaaaaaaatgttttaaaaatcaatttgctTGAACTTTATTGTTGGGAAAATTATGGTATGTctatgaaggaaatcgaatacgaagatttctatgagcagcggaaggatcattccaaattacaatcatatataaactttacaattacaatcacaaatggaAATATATGGTTAtgcaaaaaaacataaattatagcatgttataCATATGATCAAGGATAAGAGTAACACACTTTTGTTGACTCATTACAAAGCTCCTCGATCACCAACGCTCGATCACAGCTACACAGCCacacacgaacgctcgtccaacacgatcgctacactgcacgaacaccacgcactcgaactaagcgatcgccaaggtcacgaacaccccgaacactACGAACAGCCTCCGCAAAACCTCaacagctgtctcttatacacatctagatgtgtataagagacagctcatacaccataccgatcatatcttatataatcaaattacctcttgtcaatttgaacatttcaaatcaacaccaagaactgatcctcaactgaatccattgagctaccaagggaccttatggacctgtagctcgaagctccaacactacgtaaataactgactaaaatctttagtcatgggatccaccattcgttaactgccaggtacttcactaaaaatcgacagttgaactctctttaccacggatatattatgtgtccatcttaaccaattaactgtgcgacaacccttcacatatcgctcgtaagtatagctcggccaataaccgttatgcctctgtagttacatctaactcctaaagtaccactgaatcctctaatgaacataagtcatagttctactatgactgagtcctctcttccaaagataaTTTGTacccactatgttcaagccctggaatcagcccttaagggagcaatctctctacttatccctgcttcgggaaaggagtgaatttcatcttgtgtattgagttcccagctcacaagtccccaaaaaagtaggcatgttgagttggcaatctgaccactctcacccatactaatcaaaggaccgccctcaaaggcaggagttctcaaaacactcaggattgaggttgtgtcacctatggtcatttaggtgagatgtaagtctcgagtatcaatggcattatatacagagtctagtcatctcgtggtccgatcttatacaaactcttataggacatccccactcacatgtctccacaggaatggtcaggatttaccatctgtagtagtttacaacacttgtaaacctctacaaagcgggccgtatccataatgtcaccgggatcaggtatcccaccttaatccttatactacatacctatttaggttatcacttcagGCATGatctacaaaatgggttgtatccatagtgtcaccgggagactaatgtacaatacaatataaaacatgtgaaacccagatagcgaacgggtgggttcgcaaaccttccactacgtcggggttccctcaactcttgaggtggaatcgacctactagatgaactcccaccaacaactcttgttgaagttttagtagtttcattggaaaacccacacaacacaattttacttcgtggactgtgctcccttatatgatcctcctccaggaaagtagcgtttgttgaaacaaacaccctattttttgacaaatcataaaaataaccccctcgtgtacctttgaagtagcctacaaagaggcataacctcgactatggttctaacttcttaggattagctTTAAGAACATGtgtagggcaaccccaaatgcggaagtgacgtaaactagctttacgcccgttccacaactccaaaggtgttctcgcaGCACTCTTGAAGgaaacacagttgagtatgtatatcgcagtctccactgcaaatccctAAAACGAGTTTGGtgaggaagcgtaactcattatcaaacgaaccatgtccaacaatgttctatttctcttcttcgctacaccattctgctgaggtatactcgacgctgagagttgggaaacgattccatgttctatcaaatagtcctggaatctcgagttcaaaaactctccacttaaatctgatcgaagtgttttaatccgtctatccaatgcgttttcaacttcagctttgagctttttgaacttttcaaatgattcagacttccgttgcataagataaatatacccatacctagagtaatcatcagtaaaactgataaaatactctagccacctcgggctcgcacatttataggatcacaaaggtcagaatgtactaactcaagaggctctttggctctataaccttttcagTAAAAGGACATTTattcatcttaccctcaaggcaagattcgcacaccggtaaagaattttcttctaactcacttagaagtcaattcttcaccaatctctcgatcctatgagattgatgtgtcctaaacgaagatgccaaagatgggcttttcttttggagaaatacgtcgacgttttgtttgagttacgacaattttaaacaattatgtcttatggagggaattaatggctaacagtcttagcacatacaaattactttccAGATACGCTGTACAAAATAGTAAcatcatctttatgaataaacgtttTGTCCACATTAAAACtaacagtgtatttacattgtaacaagcactttacagaaatgaagttcctcttaagttcaggaacaatatatacatcattcaaaactagaaacctaatctgtaaagctaactggatccctcccactaccacagttgAGATgatgtgcccggtgcctactcgcatcgtcatctcaccagccttcagctgtcgccaggatctaatcccctaaaaagaagaacaaacatgattagtggagctcgaatcaattatccatgcagaatcatcattctctactaaacaaatttcaagtataagtaaatcatatttacctttatctgccttggcgGCCTTCGTTTCCTTTAGCTAGTAAaaacagttcctcttccaatgtccaacCTGGTTGTAGTAGAAACACCTTCCCTTTTCAACCTGTGGTGGACGCCTTCTTGGAACGACAAGCGGCGGGTTAGCAGGCAcattcccttttcccttaccaccattATTCTTATTCCTCTTTGtggagttagaagtagaagatgcAAACTTCGTTCCTGaagtcgaacctctatggaacatccTAGAAgataaaacaacatttgccttacccttcttcctctccatACTTTTTAGCAAAGATTGGTAGGTATgaaactcgttgaggagagttgtaaggttatatttcactttgttaagaatcacagtactaacaaagtgcatgaagctctccggcaaagaatgcaggattatgctaacctggttgccctcatcgatggtagacccattcaacttcgCCACAaagaagtggaccatcatgttaagcacatgttcacgaacaaaggtgccttattccattttggagttgaatatgtatttaagagcctcatgcataagctgttcaggtGGTTGttcaaacatcccccgcagggacttcatgatcttacgcgctgagaccatgggctcatatttcttggccaagacttcaaaaaggcttgccaagatataggctggGCCTTCTCATTCATCCATGTCAACCGCTCGTATGACTCCCAAACATTTTGAGTGACATTGGGAGTTGAAATAGGAAGACAGACCACCGTAAaggcgaacatgagatcctcgatgataagAATCAtcatgatcatgtgtttccatgtcgaAAAGTTATCGCCAGTTTATTTTTTCGCACTCAATAAAGCTAACGTGGCTGTGGCCATTTGGAAAAGatttttgctgaaaatacgaacaaaactttattagattttgctaaaccacatttaaccaattaattttacaaaacaatttcaagtaccctaagttaaaaacttctattttgcaatgatgccacACTGAGGCATGACAAacatcaccggtggggtgatgcTCCTTCGCtgagatgagacattctcaaccattaggcagaaccaacacTTGGAATTGAACCTAATGGCCACCATTTATTCGGTCcaaaactgttaacctttaacaattctgcgtaagtgtaacccctcgctttcggtgccagaattccaccctaatgagcccaccatagggaagaagcagattaaaaagactaagttacctttcctcttataggagatcaaataaagaaatgcgcaaaactgccatcctttaaggggacacttCCAGGGTGTCTCGAGATGATGTGtcgtaactttattcaatccaacgagggagaccaagggatatgttgtcgtatttcctgctcccacttactatgaacactctctccatccaccttgatattaacgtacccaaacaccatccgttagggggacatgccaaaggtgcctcgaggctaaGGGTAGATCTaatggtgtggactatttagaagAAACATGAAAGAgttaagtgaagcatctcatgccccaagtacctcccactgaatgctctacctagggattcattaacctagacaatccgactactgattttataccaaccaaaaactaattctcgactttatccaagccaTGAGGGAGTACATAATAATCTCACGAtatgaaccaatgacagagaccataggacgtgttgacacacacccttcacccacttactataaacactatcTCCGTCCACCtcgatattgactcatgcaaacaccatccgaagggggatgcttccAGGAAACCACGAGGCCAAActtgaatctcacgatgtgaacatacagagagaaatgtgagtggaatcatatacatatcagatacatctcttccttccactgagtattttataacctaaggtttagtttacttagagaaaacatggctaaggattttaactaagtgacttttaggtttgccaaagagtaacttttaccttggatagttaaaaaaCTTTTGAACATCATCCATTAGACTTTTTAACAGAGTTTTTGACATAaatgtcgcatgcttgttgaaaatctatctaattcacctttccaggtaggttcctgaTAATGGacataaatgcacgttatcatagtgctaagttcttaaacaatgctagcttgcgttgataaaacatgttaaattatgTCCAAAAAGAATCAGATTCATAATattacggtcgcatgcgttcatcgcattagaacaattgatttttgtatttttgttcagAATATGCGATTAAGCAAggtggaaattgcgatcataggaaatcactgGTTGAGTGCAACAACATCacaaggctttgcagtgatcgtgttcgcaaataGTCTCCTGACAATGATTGctacaacttggtcagcgcaacatggtgggcgcatttgggtgaaaggctaattaatcgcgaaaggacagaaagctgatgacagccgaatccgaattaagttgacagctgataacgatcacaagtacaatcagctttttggtgacaaatattcggcgcatcggtcaggaattaaagcagttccatctgtacaatcatgagagagaagccgactTTCACcctggatgctctataaataccaagggcatccttTAGAAAATGGGTTAATCAGTTCACGAGTTCACCATCTTACGAGATTAACCTggttcttagattttttttacttCAAGGCGAACGCAAGAGAATaaggttgtgccgacagatcgttccggtaagcttgggagagtgccggaagctgcaaggaattgctaccaggctctctacctttaacttctgttgttattttgtactccactcatttatcgaaacataatttccttctctatatctgttcactatGTTATTTACACATgcgta
This window contains:
- the LOC120070263 gene encoding dymeclin, coding for MGAVPSTPRRTNSRPQDTAEYLIGTFVGEESFPISSDFWQKLLELPPSLQWPTHRVHQACELLATNNYKTRHLAKILIHMAWCLQECITNSGASSLTYEKAINAVYISSVFLKHLIENTKSDRIEELYLSLNDNELASKEFIADQNVEDFIMHAVLSFIGSVNLSDETYFLHVELLNFMLIAMSTQLLSGPSPRPKDFNPFIDAAMAQDSALVIVVMRKLLLNFISRPNVPLNSSYPIFSDGNQSGVLQRVSSAAANFVLMPFNYLVSSTSQGSGSPLADCSLNVLLILIHYRKCFVSNESLASGDNVSSDYLLKENATFYDNPYCKALENASDVEFDRVDSDGNAHSGPLVWLPFASLFDTLGMCLADEGAVLLLYSLLQGNADFLEYVLVRTDLDTLLMPILEALYNASTRSSNQIYMLLIILLILSQDSSFNASIHKLMLPAVPWYKERLLHQTSLGSLMVIILIRTVQFNLSKLRDVYLHTTCLATLANMAPHVHRLSSYASQRLVSLFDMLSRKYNRSAELRNIKADNAKIDSTEVNFPADDASTELQIYTDFLRLVLEILNAILSYALPRNPEFIYAIMHRQEVFQPFKNHPRFNELLENIYTVLDFFNSRIDAQRMDDDWSVEKVLQVIINNCRSWRGEGLKMFTQLRFTYEQESHPEEFFIPYVWQLVLSTCGFNFNAGVINLFPANLPSEKDDDEDPTQHYKQANGEVQKLAIYMDP